The genomic DNA gttgactgctcaTTTCACTCGTGTTTTggcacataaaataaaaaataaaacaccccATGggcatgtttacatttttttaaagaggtgTTTAAAGCTACTACTTTCTTACAATTATCAATATTGAATTTCTTAAAAATCCATCAGTTGGAGAAGGCATTGGACAATTTGACAATCAAAATAGAATTTACAACTGTtgcaatttagtttttttctctagTCATTATTCGATTTAAATGTTATATGTAATATAATTCAGTGTATAAACACGCTGCTCATGTTGaaatataaatagaaattaAGCACTTTATTCTAAGAAAAGTAACGCAAGAGCAGCTTCAGAATGAGTATTTCTGACTAGGGAACTattatttagaaaatgtttcTGATGTTGTGAAAGCTTTGTTAAATTTCCAAAACACTTTTGTTCTCCAGAACCAGTGGGGAAAAATACTTCTGAAGAATTTATTAAGGGGTATCAACTTACACCCACACAAGTTATTCTTCATTTAAAACCTTCATACGAACAAGTGTGAAAGCAACATGGGCAACTGGAGCATGTTCTTTAGTGTAAACAATCACACACTTACAGTATTTATAACCAATATGTACTTTATAgtggtcttgtttttttcaatatatATTAGTTTGTGTAGGAAatatatagaatagaatataaatactttattgataCCTTAGGGGAAACTGTGTAAATGAGGTCACCAATAAAAAGATTTTATCACATAATGGCTCACAACATTTATTCTTTTTCAAACAATGCCACAGCAAACAatatttagcagtgcagagcAAATAAACATGCCCTTTTGACAACAGCCAGTGTTTTCTTTATAGGATATACTGTTCCCACTGAGTTTCACCTACATGGATTGTAAACAGGGAGGAATACTTGGGAAGTCTGCATCTGTGATCTATGTTTGCTCCTGTTCGCTGGTCCCTAATTTACATTTTGGCCAGTGCTTAAACCATATTACAGCTGAAATCCATAGTATAATAATGAAATGCATGATTCCGTATGACACAAACTAAAGACCAGTCGgattgtatgtttgtgtgaaagCTGGGTATaattcattcaaataaagtgCACCCTGCGTGCCTCTATGTGCGCATGTCTGTGATTACACAAACAgtaaatgacctttttttttttttttaagttgagaAAAGAACAGGACATGATTGATTCGTACTCTTGGTCCCACAGGAGTCTATTTCTTGACTTTGCCCTGAGCAGCCACAGCTTCCATGGCCTTCTTGACCGTCTCCTCATCTCCCAGGAACTGCATGGGTCCTAGAGGCTTCAGGTTCTTGTCCAGCTCGTAGACTATGGGGATGCCCGTGGGCAGGTTCAGCTCCATGATGGCTTCCTCTGACATACCTGAGAAACAATGATGGACAGACATGCTGAGCTTACAACCCCTTTACATGCAGCTGTTGCAGACTGGGGCAGAGGAGCTTCACTTAAGGTGATGCTAGCTGGGCATGATGAGATACTGAATACTGTTCACAACCCATATGCATGCctgaatttgacatttttacagctttcaTATGAAACTAAACTACTTTTTGCTTGGTAAAAGTGTAATATGATTGTAGCTTCACCATCAGCTGGAATGGAAGATAATGAAGAGCAATAACCCTCAAATCAATGACTGTAAAAGTCAGTATTTGAGCCCTGTGTCATCATTTACAGTCTCTTATTCCTCTGCTAATTATTACTTTCTAAATCCAATTTCATCTTCTTTCTGGGGTGAATGTAGGGTATTTTCAGTGGACAAAAAATTAGTGGACTGTGCCACCGGAAACAGTAGCTGCGATCAGCTTTTTGAGAGTTTTCATCACTTTAACCAGTGTGAAAAGCTTACTAGAAAAACtgcaaatcagtttttttttctaaaaagcaCAAGgtgtaatgaaatgaaaattaaatgaatgaatgatgaaaACACTTCAGAGTACCCCAGGTGAACTGTGTTAAAAATAATCTGTAATACAAAAACATCTATAATAAATTCAgactttaattttgaaaaataacccTCTATGAATCTTTAAGTAAACAACAGACTCTTGGATCAGTGCTGAATAATactgaaacactgaataaatgCAAACTTTCCAGAATTTAAGAATTAACACTTGCAGCATTTGTTGCCATCTCATAAGTCTCCACTCTTACCTTCGAGGTGCTTCACGATGCCCCGGAGGCTGTTGCCATGGGCAGCAATCAGCACCCTTTTCCCTTCCTTGATCTGTGGAACGATCTCTTCATTCCAGAAAGGAAGCGCCCGGGCAATGGTGTCCTTAAGACTCTCACAGCTGGGAAGCTGGTCCTCCGTCAGGTCAGCATAGCGCCGGTCCTACAACAAAAGAGTGAGTCAGTGCTGATGTCATAAGGAGGCCTGCATTTGTGAGAGACAAAGAGTCAATGTGTCACTGTTTCGCAGAGCTGTCACCTTGCTAATGGTCTGATAGAAGTCGTGTCCCTCATCCATGGGTGGGGGAGGAATGTCAAAAGAACGCCTCCAGATCTTGACCTGTGCCTCTCCATGTTTGGCTGCTGTTTCAGCCTTGTTCAGCCCAGTCAGGCCACCATAGTGGCGCTCATTTAAGCGCCAGGTCCGGTGGACGGGCAGCCACATCTGGTCGATGCTGTCCAGAACAAACCACAGGGTGCGGATGGCCCTCTTTAGGACTGAAGTGTAGCAAATATCAAATTCATAGCCAGCATCTGAGGTGaatcagagaaaggacacagaaaacaTAAGGTAAAGGTGTTCATTGGTATTTCAGACCAAGGAGAAGAATTTGACTAATGTGTAAATTCCCAGCTGCATAGAAGTCAAAATGAGGTTTTACCTTAAGGAGAAATAATTAGTATTGTAGCCATTTTTCATGTGACTCGGTGATGAATATCTGCATAGTTTACTGGCCTTCTACTAACATTTCTCCATTTGCTTTTGCTTAGTCAGTGGCCACAAGGTACTGGCACACTCTGCAAGATGTGCATACTGGGGATTAGTGGGTCACAGAACCCAGCACAGTGAACAGACAGAATCTCTCACAGCAAACAACAGCAATCTACAGTAAATGGATAATAAAGGCAACTTTGCACAGCAATTTGGCAACATACTCCATTCGTCCTTCAATCTGAAAGACAtggatttacatttttcttttcagttgtCACAagtctgctaaaaaaaaaattgcatcatAGATGACATGTGCTCCACAAGAATGTAATGCACCATGTTCCATCATGCTTATTTACGCTTACATAAAGGCACATTTCTGAATAAATCAAATctattttttccttcaaaaaaaaaaaaacgactggGTGTTTCAGGTGAAATCCTGGCGGTCTGGAAAAAAAGATTGGGTCTTCTGTACAGTTTTAGTTACTGGTTTGTGAATGGAAATGGAAACCTTACAAATAAGGATTATAGAGTGTCTGGACCAGCATGTGGAATGATCCATAAAAAAGAGAGTCCTGTAAGGACACTACATGAAGCAGTGTTCCAACAATGTTTCTTTTCAATCCTGACACAAATACTGATTATAGTTAATCAAGGACACTGATAACTgatacatttgcagtaaaaatttaaatcctGGTGCAAAAATTTTGAATGACAAAAACTCCAACACAgaactttgttaaaataaatttgtttaattatgtTTAATTAATAGAGAACTAGTCAACATTCATCCTTCAGACTATAAAGTGTCACATGTAATCAATGAGATAGTACTGTGGGTGGGAAATGAACCAGGAATGCAGAGTGGCGACTACAGAGCCAGATTAGCGCATTTtcaaattaatgtattttatcgagaatcagtaaaaaatacaaataaattgaTATAGATAGTTTGGAAAAAAGATGAATATCAGAGCCAATAATCATCCGGGCCAATTATCAGTCGATCCCTAATTCAGCATTCggcatttattttctacatgatTTCATTTCCAACTGCAACAATCTGGATCAACAGCATGACTAACAGCTctggaaattattattattccactATGATCACTGTTTCTGCCTCTTCCTTTATTGTCCTCGGTAGATCTGTGCTATGTTTTCCTCCTGGAGTTATAATGGACAGCTGTTTTGGTGATTCCAAGCCGGTTAGCAACGTATCTCTTGATGTATCCCTCTTAATTTTGCACCAAGACATCAGCCTCATCTCTCAGTTCTCTTCATTCAATCACTGGTGAGTGATAATTTCATTCGGATTATCTGTCAAATTTACATCTACTGCCtatgcacaaaataataaagactcaaaaatgttttcagccaTCTAGAgtgaattttgacatttttgcagtttcagcacatcaaattttaaaatagatttttttgcatatattgaAACATTATATGAAATCTAAAGAAGAACAAATTTATCAACATTAAAGACCTGTTAGGTAGACtttgcaaaaacaacagcaggcactcaaatattatttcattgaaatcttttattctaaattgttcTTCTAATATTTAGGCCTACTTATGTTCTTTGCTGTTGAGGTACATTGTATTTTAGTCTTGCATTACTGAATTATAAGTTGAATGCGTCCATTGTTTCACGTGTTTTCCTCCcttattttcctatttttgtaatttgtattatttatatatattattttacacaaGTGTGTATTTTTCTTGCATGTAAAACTTTATTATAAGGCTGCTTTTTTAGCTCACAGTGACCCTCCATCCCTGCTCTGCTAATGTCGCAGTAGAACCACTACCTGTTTCCCAGCAGGGTTGCATAAGCTTGCAGCAGCTTTAATCCAATGACCGAGAGAAAGCCCGATTAGGCCGGATGACATTACGTGACAGCCTACCTTTCAGGGCCTGTCCTCCCCTCTTGGCCTCCTGCTCCCCGGTCTCACTCAGGTCGGCGTCGAACCATCCACAGAAGCGGTTCTCCTGGTTCCAGCAGCTCTCTCCATGGCGTATCAGCACCAGCTTGTACGCGGCCATCCTGGCTCCGATGCCCTCTGCGCGGTGTTTCCGGAAACTCTGTGTTAAAAGACTCTTCCTAAAAGGCGGAAGCGACGCTAATAAACCGGTCCCGACCCCGCCGCGACACCAGAAGCGGCTACAGAGGACCTGGAGCGGTATTTTAGTGGAAAAGGAGTGATGTCGGATGTGTAGGTTTGTTGAATTGGCTCGTCTGGGTGAACTTCACAGCGCTCACGATCAGACTTGTCTTCCTCTCTTCCTGCtgctctcagccaatcagaggccgaGCTGAGGGCgccggaggaggagggaggaggatgcGCACAGAGGCACGTCCGCACAGCCAGTAGGTCATCCGGTCCACTGCATCATCAggggaaaaagcagaaaaatgccacaaagaTGTCATGAATGATCCCCGGAGTTACtgacataaataaacacataaattaaTTCATATATTACAAGCAATAACTCTGTTCAATACATCACCCGTGGCTGGCAGAGAGCTCTCAGTCCTCTCTGCCTTGTAGCATCTTTTTCCAGTTCTGTAATTTGAAATTGCACACGTTTTTATACTCTTGCACTCCTGGACAGTACCTGCACTATAAAACACTTTAACATTTGTGCATCCTTTACATTGGTGGTTTTgagttttatattattgttattgcttattttttatctactgcacatttttacttatttatctgcatttatggTGGTGGGAACTGTACTCTTACTGCTGTAGCAAACATATTTCCCCTCTGGGCTTAAatacagtatctcacaaaagtgagtccaccccttgcatttctccaaatatttaatgatatctattcatgggacaacactgacgaaatgaaactttcatacaATGTAAATTAGTCACCATACAGCTTGGATAAGa from Amphiprion ocellaris isolate individual 3 ecotype Okinawa chromosome 4, ASM2253959v1, whole genome shotgun sequence includes the following:
- the pgam1b gene encoding phosphoglycerate mutase 1b; this encodes MAAYKLVLIRHGESCWNQENRFCGWFDADLSETGEQEAKRGGQALKDAGYEFDICYTSVLKRAIRTLWFVLDSIDQMWLPVHRTWRLNERHYGGLTGLNKAETAAKHGEAQVKIWRRSFDIPPPPMDEGHDFYQTISKDRRYADLTEDQLPSCESLKDTIARALPFWNEEIVPQIKEGKRVLIAAHGNSLRGIVKHLEGMSEEAIMELNLPTGIPIVYELDKNLKPLGPMQFLGDEETVKKAMEAVAAQGKVKK